Proteins co-encoded in one Medicago truncatula cultivar Jemalong A17 chromosome 8, MtrunA17r5.0-ANR, whole genome shotgun sequence genomic window:
- the LOC25501786 gene encoding myb-like protein X — translation MAAESQKQRPEEVKSSAEDPSLLCSFINIFKVKEQAATEESKEVEEKKQEKPNAEGKQAATTMTASSKNVKLSQKKDQKEQKQNKNQKVEDVVQIEDQQKEHNNKKDGDEKKSSGECETSQNQENESEDAETKVDAETKVDSETKVDAEKGMEKPTKFNFDFAVSYGSHGSSIIP, via the coding sequence ATGGCTGCTGAGAGCCAGAAACAGAGACCAGAAGAAGTGAAATCATCAGCAGAGGATCCATCTCTCCTATGTAgtttcatcaacattttcaaGGTTAAGGAACAAGCAGCAACGGAGGAATcaaaagaagtagaagaaaagaagcAAGAAAAACCAAATGCTGAAGGAAAACAAGCAGCAACAACAATGACAGCATCTTCAAAGAATGTTAAACTGAGTCAAAAGAAAGATCAGAAAGAGCAGAAGCAGAACAAGAATCAAAAGGTTGAAGATGTTGTTCAGATTGAAGACCAACAGAAAGAGCATAACAACAAGAAAGATGGAGATGAAAAGAAATCATCAGGGGAATGTGAAACTTCGCAGAatcaagaaaatgaaagtgaaGATGCTGAAACAAAGGTTGATGCTGAAACAAAGGTTGATTCTGAAACAAAGGTTGATGCTGAGAAAGGAATGGAGAAACCtacaaaattcaattttgattttgctgTGAGCTATGGCTCACATGGGTCATCAATTATACCCTAA
- the LOC112417428 gene encoding uncharacterized protein, giving the protein MLRTPGDGIGILLQVEGADALVWHKHVPLKVSIFAWRLVKNRLPTRSNLLGRGVLLPADAGCLLGCGLVETSQHLFISCDFYGTLWFKVRSWLGVSGPYHIHVPEHFFQFSYSAGGVRARCSLMQLVWLLSVWTIWNDRNQRLFNSTGSSIDQLLDRVKRYSLWWLKANNVVFVFDSQLWWSSPLTCLGLT; this is encoded by the exons ATGTTAAGGACACCTGGAGATGGCATTGGGATCCTATTGCAG GTGGAAGGTGCAGATGCCCTGGTTTGGCATAAACATGTTCCACTTAAGGTTTCTATTTTTGCTTGGAGGTTGGTAAAGAATCGGTTGCCTACAAGGTCAAATCTGCTGGGTCGCGGTGTTCTTTTGCCTGCGGATGCGGGCTGTTTGTTAGGGTGCGGCCTTGTCGAGACATCTCAACACTTATTTATTTCTTGTGATTTCTATGGCACTTTGTGGTTTAAGGTGCGGTCTTGGCTTGGTGTCTCAGGCCCATACCACATTCATGTTCCAGAACATTTCTTTCAGTTCTCTTATTCAGCAGGCGGTGTTCGAGCAAGGTGCTCCCTTATGCAGCTGGTTTGGTTGCTTAGTGTGTGGACCATTTGGAATGATCGGAATCAAAGATTGTTCAATAGCACAGGTAGCTCCATTGATCAGTTGTTGGATAGAGTTAAGCGGTATTCCCTTTGGTGGCTAAAAGCTaacaatgttgtttttgtttttgactcCCAACTGTGGTGGTCGAGTCCTCTTACCTGTTTGGGACTGACCTAA